Proteins encoded within one genomic window of Carassius gibelio isolate Cgi1373 ecotype wild population from Czech Republic chromosome A4, carGib1.2-hapl.c, whole genome shotgun sequence:
- the LOC127977071 gene encoding NOP protein chaperone 1 gives MVLEKHMWTQVNLFCTCEELTMAQKQNNVKKASSRDLLTCGNGKGIHEKLLLNSKSASLQTARVPKSSVLDRLQSFLPQIAQANESLRQQMDEAPAGFFDIESVEDAEKVIEMDVAVVELEDSDSSEEDELSSSSSSSSSSSEEDSSEEEVQTVTAKTLKLPGDTKRKANIQVLGKESE, from the exons ATGGTTTTAGAAAAACACATGTGGACACAAGTGAATTTATTTTGTACATGTGAAGAACTAACCATggctcaaaaacaaaacaacgtcAAGAAAGCTTCTTCTAGAGACTTGTTGACTTGTGGCAACGGGAAAG GAATCCATGAGAAACTTCTATTGAACTCTAAAAGTGCCTCGCTGCAGACAGCAAGGGTCCCCAAAAGTAGTG TCTTGGACAGGCTGCAAAGTTTCCTGCCTCAAATCGCCCAAGCCAATGAGTCTCTAAGACAACAGATGGACGAGGCTCCTGCTGGTTTCTTTGACATTGAGAGTGTGGAGGATGCAGAGAAAGTCATCGAGATG GACGTGGCTGTGGTTGAACTGGAGGATTCAGACAGCAGTGAAGAAGATGAGttgtcgtcatcatcatcatcatcatcatcatcatcagaggaAGACAGCTCAGAGGAAGAGGTGCAAACTGTCACTGCAAAGACACTCAAACTTCCAGGTGACACAAAGAGAAAGGCCAACATCCAGGTGTTGGGgaaagagagcgagtga
- the LOC127977003 gene encoding sorting and assembly machinery component 50 homolog B-like, which translates to MGTVHARSMDSYPMNGRDLGVNPDDLEVMDAVQETKQEVLENKDVVVQHVNIEGMGRTKEDYLGYEISDVFTARNLVEVMRKSHEARQRLLRLGIFKEVEVVIDVSEGADALPNGLDVTFEVTELKRLTGSYNTLVGNNEGSMVLGIKLPNMLGRGEKLTFQFSYGTKETSYGLSFFKPQSGYYERNFALNLYKVTGQFPWSSLKETDRGVSTELNFPLWMTDHTLKWEGVWRELGCLARSASFAVREESGHTLKSALSHTMVIDTRNSAILPRRGALLRINQELAGYTGGDASFLKEDIELQLNKQFIWGSVLSGSLWGGMIYPLGGQPTSIADRFYLGGPTSVRGFGMYSIGPQSEGDYLGGEAYWAGGLHLYTPLPFRSNKGGLADLFRTHFFLNAGNLCNLNYGEGPYAHLQKLAECIRWSYGAGIILRLGSIARLELNYCFPMSVQSGDRICDGVQFGAGIRFL; encoded by the exons ATGGGGACTGTGCACGCACGG AGTATGGATTCATACCCCATGAATGGGCGAGACCTGGGCGTCAACCCAGATGATTTGGAAGTGATGGACGCGGTGCAAGAAACTAAACAAGAGGTTTTAGAAAACAAAGAT GTTGTTGTACAGCATGTCAACATTGAAGGCATGGGCAGAACTAAAGAGGATTACCTGGGCTATGAAATCTCTGATGTCTTCACTGCCAGGAACCTGGTTGAA GTGATGAGAAAATCCCACGAGGCCAGACAGAGGTTGCTCCGTCTAGGCATATTCAAAGAAGTGGAGGTAGTGATTGATGTTTCAGAAG GAGCAGACGCGCTGCCAAATGGACTTGATGTTACATTTGAGGTGACTGAGCTTAAACGACTTACTGGCAGTTATAATACCTTGGTTGGAAACAATGAAGGCAGTATG GTCTTGGGCATTAAGCTTCCAAACATGCTTGGCCGAGGAGAGAAGCTCACCTTTCAGTTTTCTTATGGAACTAAGGAGACATCATATGGCCTTTCCTTCTTCAAACCACAGTCGGGATACTATGAACGCAA CTTCGCTCTAAACCTGTACAAAGTCACTGGACAGTTCCCATGGAGCTCTCTAAAAGAGACGGACCGGGGAGTTTCTACAGAGCTTAAT TTCCCTCTGTGGATGACGGATCACACTCTGAAATGGGAGGGCGTGTGGCGTGAACTGGGATGTCTGGCCCGCAGCGCCTCCTTTGCTGTGAGAGAGGAGAGCGGCCACACTCTTAAATCCGCTCTTTCT CACACCATGGTAATAGACACCAGGAACTCTGCCATCTTGCCCCGAAGAGGTGCCTTACTGCGGATCAACCAG GAGCTGGCAGGATACACCGGCGGAGACGCCAGCTTTCTCAAAGAGGACATTGAGCTACAGCTTAACAAACAATTTATCTGGGGATCA GTGTTATCCGGATCTTTATGGGGAGGGATGATCTATCCTCTTGGGGGTCAGCCTACCTCCATTGCTGACAG GTTCTACCTGGGCGGCCCAACCAGTGTGAGAGGTTTCGGCATGTACAGTATAGGCCCTCAGAGTGAAG GTGATTATCTGGGTGGGGAAGCATATTGGGCTGGTGGGCTTCATCTCTACACACCCCTCCCCTTCCGCTCGAACAAGGGCGGCCTGGCTGACCTCTTCAGAACACACTTCTTCCTTAATGCTGGAAACCTTTGCAACCTCAACTACG GAGAGGGACCATACGCACATCTGCAGAAGCTAGCAGAGTGTATCCGCTGGTCGTACGGTGCAGGAATAATTCTACGACTGGGAAGCATTGCTAGGCTTGAACTAAATTACTGCTTTCCAATGAGTGTTCAAAGCGGAGACAG GATATGTGACGGTGTGCAGTTTGGAGCTGGCATCCGTTTCCTGTGA
- the aldh1l2 gene encoding mitochondrial 10-formyltetrahydrofolate dehydrogenase isoform X2 produces the protein MPFCSQFIPMNVIDFPKHGSIIYHPSILPRHRGASAINWTLIEGDKKAGFSIFWADDGLDTGPILLQKECPVEPNDTVDTLYNRFLFPEGIKAMVEAVQLIADGKAPKIPQSEEGASYEGIQKKSNAKVNMAQPTEVIHNWIRGHDKVPGAWVVIDGKPVTLYSSSMLSGSVPTGQPIEVEGASQPGLIAKSGLILFGTDGKALQVKNLQFEDGKMIPAYKYFSSEETASLDLTDDEKKMAEEIRVIWKGILSNVPVIDDTTDFFKSGAASMDVVRLVEELKQKCGGVQLQNEDVYMATTFQSFIQMFVRRLRGEDQEEELVIDYVTKDINNMTVKMPYQCFINGKFEDAEDGKTYNTVNPTDGSVICKVSYASVADVDRAVSAAKEAFDNGPWGKMNPRDRGRLLYRLADLMEEHQEELATIETIDSGAVYTLALKTHVGMSIQTFRYFAGWCDKIQGSTIPINQARPNRNLTFTKKEPLGVCAIVIPWNYPLMMLAWKSAACLAAGNTLVLKPAQVTPLTALKFAELTVKAGIPKGVINIVPGSGGLVGQRMSDHPDIRKLGFTGSTPIGKQIMKSCAVSNLKKVSLELGGKSPLIIFSDCDMDKAVRMGMSSVYFNKGENCIAAGRLFVEESIHDEYIRRVVEEIKKMKIGDPLDRSTDHGPQNHKAHLDKLVEYCEIGVKEGATLVYGGRQVDRPGFFMEPSVFTDVEDHMFIAKEESFGPVMVVSKFKDGDVDGVLSRANNTEFGLASGVFTRDINKAMYVSERLEAGTVFVNTYNKTDVAAPFGGFKQSGFGKDLGEEALHEYLRTKAVTVEY, from the exons ATGCCCTTCTGCTCCCAGTTCATCCCCATGAACGTGATCGACTTCCCCAAACACGGCTCTATCATTTACCACCCCTCCATCCTGCCTAGGCACCGAGGTGCCTCCGCCATTAACTG gacacTAATCGAGGGTGATAAGAAAGCAGGATTTAGTATATTCTGGGCTGATGATGGTTTGGACACCGGCCCCATCCTGCTGCAGAAGGAATGTCCAGTTGAGCCCAATGACACAGTGGACACACTTTATAACCGCTTTCTGTTTCCAGAGGGAATCAAGGCAATG GTAGAAGCTGTTCAGCTCATTGCAGACGGCAAAGCTCCCAAGATCCCTCAGTCTGAAGAAGGAGCCAGCTATGAGGGAATCCAAAAGAAATCCAATGCAAAG GTGAATATGGCTCAGCCAACAGAGGTCATCCATAACTGGATCCGTGGTCATGATAAAGTTCCGGGTGCCTGGGTTGTTATTGATGGAAAG CCAGTAACGCTGTACAGCTCATCGATGCTGAGCGGGTCAGTGCCCACAGGTCAGCCAATCGAGGTGGAAGGGGCATCTCAGCCTGGACTCATTGCCAAATCTGGGCTTATTCTGTTCGGGACTGATGGAAAAGCG CTCCAGGTAAAGAACCTGCAGTTTGAGGATGGAAAGATGATTCCTGCATACAAATACTTCTCATCAGAGGAGACTGCCAGTCTGGATCTCACAGATGATGAGAAGAAAATGGCAGAGGAGATCAGG GTGATCTGGAAAGGTATTCTGAGTAATGTTCCAGTTATTGATGACACGACTGATTTCTTTAAGTCTGGAGCTGCTTCTATGGATGTAGTCAG ATTGGTAGAGGAGCTGAAGCAGAAATGTGGAGGAGTTCAGCTTCAGAATGAGGACGTCTACATGGCCACCACCTTCCAGAGCTTCATCCAGATGTTCGTCCGCCGCCTGCGCGGAGAAGACCAGGAGGAGGAGCTGGTCATTGATTACGTGACAAAAGACATCAATAACATGACAGTGAAGATGCCCTATCAGTGTTTTATCAACGGCAAGTTCGAAGATGCCGAAGATGGAAAGACATACAACACGGTGAACCCAACGGATGGCTCG GTGATCTGTAAGGTTTCATATGCATCTGTGGCAGATGTGGACAGAGCGGTTAGTGCAGCCAAAGAGGCCTTTGATAATGGACCTTGGGGTAAGATGAACCCTCGTGACCGCGGACGGCTGCTCTACCG CTTGGCTGACCTGATGGAGGAACACCAGGAGGAGCTGGCCACTATTGAGACGATTGACTCTGGTGCCGTTTATACTCTGGCTTTGAAAACACACGTCGGCATGTCCATTCAGACGTTCAGATACTTTGCTGGCTGGTGTGACAAgatccag GGCTCAACGATACCCATCAATCAGGCCAGACCCAATCGCAACCTCACCTTTACAAAGAAAGAGCCTCTGGG tgtgtgtgccATAGTGATTCCTTGGAATTACCCACTTATGATGTTGGCATGGAAGAGTGCAGCCTGTCTGGCGGCAGGAAACACACTCGTCTTGAAACCCGCTCAG GTAACCCCACTAACTGCGCTGAAGTTTGCTGAGTTGACAGTCAAAGCTGGCATTCCCAAAGGAGTTATCAACATTGTACCAGGATCAG GTGGTCTGGTCGGGCAGAGGATGTCTGATCACCCTGATATCCGTAAGCTGGGTTTCACAGGATCTACTCCCATTGGCAAACAAATCATGAAAAG CTGTGCGGTCAGTAATTTGAAGAAGGTTTCTCTGGAGCTGGGCGGCAAATCTCCCCTCATCATCTTCAGCGACTGTGACATGGACAAAGCAGTGAGAATG GGCATGAGTTCTGTTTATTTCAACAAGGGTGAAAACTGCATCGCTGCAGGCCGGCTGTTTGTTGAGGAGTCCATTCATGACGAGTACATCAGAAGAGTG GTTGAAGAAATCAAGAAGATGAAGATTGGAGATCCTTTGGATCGTTCCACAGATCACGGACCTCAGAACCACAAAGCCCACCTGGACAAACTGGTGGAGTACTGTGAGATCGGCGTTAAGGAGGGGGCAACGCTTGTCTACGGTGGGAGACAGGTGGACAGACCAG GCTTTTTTATGGAGCCCTCAGTCTTCACAGACGTAGAGGACCACATGTTCATTGCCAAAGAGGAATCATTTGGCCCTGTTATGGTGGTATCCAAATTCAAAGATGG TGATGTAGATGGAGTTCTGAGCAGAGCCAATAACACAGAGTTCGGCCTGGCCTCTGGAGTCTTCACCCGGGACATCAACAAGGCCATGTATGTGAGCGAGAGACTGGAGGCGGGAACTGTGTTCGTTAACACCTACAACAAAACCGATGTGGCGGCTCCATTTGGAGGCTTCAAACAGTCCGGCTTTGGGAAAGACCTTG GTGAGGAAGCCCTGCATGAGTACCTAAGGACTAAAGCTGTGACAGTGGAGTATTGA
- the aldh1l2 gene encoding mitochondrial 10-formyltetrahydrofolate dehydrogenase isoform X1: MLWTANTIMRKFSSSSAYYQNKLKLALIGQSLFGQEVYTNLRKQGHKVVGVFTVPDKDGKADPLAVVAEKDGTPVFKFPRWRVKGKPIPEVVEAYKAVGAELNVMPFCSQFIPMNVIDFPKHGSIIYHPSILPRHRGASAINWTLIEGDKKAGFSIFWADDGLDTGPILLQKECPVEPNDTVDTLYNRFLFPEGIKAMVEAVQLIADGKAPKIPQSEEGASYEGIQKKSNAKVNMAQPTEVIHNWIRGHDKVPGAWVVIDGKPVTLYSSSMLSGSVPTGQPIEVEGASQPGLIAKSGLILFGTDGKALQVKNLQFEDGKMIPAYKYFSSEETASLDLTDDEKKMAEEIRVIWKGILSNVPVIDDTTDFFKSGAASMDVVRLVEELKQKCGGVQLQNEDVYMATTFQSFIQMFVRRLRGEDQEEELVIDYVTKDINNMTVKMPYQCFINGKFEDAEDGKTYNTVNPTDGSVICKVSYASVADVDRAVSAAKEAFDNGPWGKMNPRDRGRLLYRLADLMEEHQEELATIETIDSGAVYTLALKTHVGMSIQTFRYFAGWCDKIQGSTIPINQARPNRNLTFTKKEPLGVCAIVIPWNYPLMMLAWKSAACLAAGNTLVLKPAQVTPLTALKFAELTVKAGIPKGVINIVPGSGGLVGQRMSDHPDIRKLGFTGSTPIGKQIMKSCAVSNLKKVSLELGGKSPLIIFSDCDMDKAVRMGMSSVYFNKGENCIAAGRLFVEESIHDEYIRRVVEEIKKMKIGDPLDRSTDHGPQNHKAHLDKLVEYCEIGVKEGATLVYGGRQVDRPGFFMEPSVFTDVEDHMFIAKEESFGPVMVVSKFKDGDVDGVLSRANNTEFGLASGVFTRDINKAMYVSERLEAGTVFVNTYNKTDVAAPFGGFKQSGFGKDLGEEALHEYLRTKAVTVEY, encoded by the exons ATGTTGTGGACGGCGAACACGATTATGAGGAAATTCTCCTCGAGCTCT GCTTACTACCAAAACAAGCTGAAGCTGGCCTTGATTGGCCAGAGCCTGTTTGGACAGGAAGTGTACACGAACCTCCGCAAGCAGGGCCATAAAGTGGTGGGTGTATTCACAGTTCCTGATAAGGACGGCAAGGCGGACCCCCTGG CGGTGGTGGCGGAGAAGGACGGGACGCCGGTGTTTAAGTTCCCACGGTGGAGGGTGAAGGGTAAGCCCATCCCAGAGGTGGTGGAGGCGTACAAGGCGGTGGGCGCTGAACTGAACGTCATGCCCTTCTGCTCCCAGTTCATCCCCATGAACGTGATCGACTTCCCCAAACACGGCTCTATCATTTACCACCCCTCCATCCTGCCTAGGCACCGAGGTGCCTCCGCCATTAACTG gacacTAATCGAGGGTGATAAGAAAGCAGGATTTAGTATATTCTGGGCTGATGATGGTTTGGACACCGGCCCCATCCTGCTGCAGAAGGAATGTCCAGTTGAGCCCAATGACACAGTGGACACACTTTATAACCGCTTTCTGTTTCCAGAGGGAATCAAGGCAATG GTAGAAGCTGTTCAGCTCATTGCAGACGGCAAAGCTCCCAAGATCCCTCAGTCTGAAGAAGGAGCCAGCTATGAGGGAATCCAAAAGAAATCCAATGCAAAG GTGAATATGGCTCAGCCAACAGAGGTCATCCATAACTGGATCCGTGGTCATGATAAAGTTCCGGGTGCCTGGGTTGTTATTGATGGAAAG CCAGTAACGCTGTACAGCTCATCGATGCTGAGCGGGTCAGTGCCCACAGGTCAGCCAATCGAGGTGGAAGGGGCATCTCAGCCTGGACTCATTGCCAAATCTGGGCTTATTCTGTTCGGGACTGATGGAAAAGCG CTCCAGGTAAAGAACCTGCAGTTTGAGGATGGAAAGATGATTCCTGCATACAAATACTTCTCATCAGAGGAGACTGCCAGTCTGGATCTCACAGATGATGAGAAGAAAATGGCAGAGGAGATCAGG GTGATCTGGAAAGGTATTCTGAGTAATGTTCCAGTTATTGATGACACGACTGATTTCTTTAAGTCTGGAGCTGCTTCTATGGATGTAGTCAG ATTGGTAGAGGAGCTGAAGCAGAAATGTGGAGGAGTTCAGCTTCAGAATGAGGACGTCTACATGGCCACCACCTTCCAGAGCTTCATCCAGATGTTCGTCCGCCGCCTGCGCGGAGAAGACCAGGAGGAGGAGCTGGTCATTGATTACGTGACAAAAGACATCAATAACATGACAGTGAAGATGCCCTATCAGTGTTTTATCAACGGCAAGTTCGAAGATGCCGAAGATGGAAAGACATACAACACGGTGAACCCAACGGATGGCTCG GTGATCTGTAAGGTTTCATATGCATCTGTGGCAGATGTGGACAGAGCGGTTAGTGCAGCCAAAGAGGCCTTTGATAATGGACCTTGGGGTAAGATGAACCCTCGTGACCGCGGACGGCTGCTCTACCG CTTGGCTGACCTGATGGAGGAACACCAGGAGGAGCTGGCCACTATTGAGACGATTGACTCTGGTGCCGTTTATACTCTGGCTTTGAAAACACACGTCGGCATGTCCATTCAGACGTTCAGATACTTTGCTGGCTGGTGTGACAAgatccag GGCTCAACGATACCCATCAATCAGGCCAGACCCAATCGCAACCTCACCTTTACAAAGAAAGAGCCTCTGGG tgtgtgtgccATAGTGATTCCTTGGAATTACCCACTTATGATGTTGGCATGGAAGAGTGCAGCCTGTCTGGCGGCAGGAAACACACTCGTCTTGAAACCCGCTCAG GTAACCCCACTAACTGCGCTGAAGTTTGCTGAGTTGACAGTCAAAGCTGGCATTCCCAAAGGAGTTATCAACATTGTACCAGGATCAG GTGGTCTGGTCGGGCAGAGGATGTCTGATCACCCTGATATCCGTAAGCTGGGTTTCACAGGATCTACTCCCATTGGCAAACAAATCATGAAAAG CTGTGCGGTCAGTAATTTGAAGAAGGTTTCTCTGGAGCTGGGCGGCAAATCTCCCCTCATCATCTTCAGCGACTGTGACATGGACAAAGCAGTGAGAATG GGCATGAGTTCTGTTTATTTCAACAAGGGTGAAAACTGCATCGCTGCAGGCCGGCTGTTTGTTGAGGAGTCCATTCATGACGAGTACATCAGAAGAGTG GTTGAAGAAATCAAGAAGATGAAGATTGGAGATCCTTTGGATCGTTCCACAGATCACGGACCTCAGAACCACAAAGCCCACCTGGACAAACTGGTGGAGTACTGTGAGATCGGCGTTAAGGAGGGGGCAACGCTTGTCTACGGTGGGAGACAGGTGGACAGACCAG GCTTTTTTATGGAGCCCTCAGTCTTCACAGACGTAGAGGACCACATGTTCATTGCCAAAGAGGAATCATTTGGCCCTGTTATGGTGGTATCCAAATTCAAAGATGG TGATGTAGATGGAGTTCTGAGCAGAGCCAATAACACAGAGTTCGGCCTGGCCTCTGGAGTCTTCACCCGGGACATCAACAAGGCCATGTATGTGAGCGAGAGACTGGAGGCGGGAACTGTGTTCGTTAACACCTACAACAAAACCGATGTGGCGGCTCCATTTGGAGGCTTCAAACAGTCCGGCTTTGGGAAAGACCTTG GTGAGGAAGCCCTGCATGAGTACCTAAGGACTAAAGCTGTGACAGTGGAGTATTGA